In a single window of the Phycisphaerales bacterium genome:
- a CDS encoding MATE family efflux transporter, which produces MNPALPAEHARGPTVELLILALPIILMMVSRMLIGFIDFVMVSKLGTAAQAAISPATLLVWTVACLGNGVATAVQTFVAQTDGRGRPEQAGAYAWQSIYVALAYSILQLPIVLTVPQWFGPIAAIGRHTPEVAALQIEYVQIALWSVPLVIICTGLDGFFSGIRRPWLTFVAVLVSVLVNVFGNWVLIFGHLGFPALGIAGAALATIIAWFARLVVLASAMFLQEFHERFRTRGALAFDWHKTVELIRIGAPTALGWLVDIGAWAVFILLIIPRYGQEVLAATNIGIQYMHLSFMPAVGIALALTSQVGHAIGAGQPELALRRASIAFRVTGVYMGLVGLLMLLAGGPLTGLLAAGGDPAVISAGRLILVWCAIFQVFDAMAITYINALRGAGDTRWPAIVMGLCCWFIFILGGLGVAWWVPQLGLNGPWMTCSLYIIVLGLLVRLRWQRGAWRHIRIFRDGAHGATVAPTESTPTGAAPALAAGSDER; this is translated from the coding sequence ATGAATCCCGCGCTGCCGGCCGAGCACGCGCGCGGGCCAACCGTCGAATTACTCATCCTGGCGCTGCCCATCATCCTGATGATGGTCTCCCGGATGCTGATTGGCTTCATCGACTTCGTCATGGTGTCGAAACTCGGCACCGCGGCACAGGCGGCCATTTCGCCTGCCACCCTGCTGGTCTGGACCGTCGCCTGCCTCGGCAACGGCGTCGCGACGGCCGTGCAGACGTTCGTTGCGCAGACCGACGGCCGTGGTCGGCCGGAGCAGGCCGGCGCCTATGCCTGGCAATCCATCTACGTGGCCCTCGCCTACAGCATCCTGCAATTGCCCATTGTGCTGACGGTGCCGCAATGGTTTGGGCCGATCGCGGCTATCGGGCGGCACACGCCGGAAGTCGCGGCCCTCCAGATTGAATACGTCCAGATCGCGCTGTGGTCGGTCCCGCTCGTGATCATCTGCACCGGACTCGACGGGTTCTTCAGCGGCATTCGTCGGCCCTGGCTCACGTTCGTGGCGGTGCTCGTGTCCGTGCTGGTCAATGTGTTCGGCAACTGGGTGCTGATCTTCGGCCACCTGGGCTTCCCCGCACTGGGGATCGCTGGGGCCGCCCTCGCGACGATCATCGCCTGGTTCGCACGCCTGGTCGTGCTCGCCAGCGCGATGTTTCTGCAAGAGTTCCACGAGCGTTTCCGCACGCGCGGGGCACTGGCCTTTGACTGGCACAAGACCGTTGAGCTGATTCGGATCGGCGCCCCCACGGCCCTGGGTTGGCTGGTGGACATCGGCGCCTGGGCCGTGTTCATTCTTCTGATCATTCCGCGCTACGGGCAGGAGGTGCTCGCGGCCACGAACATCGGCATCCAGTACATGCACCTGTCGTTCATGCCGGCGGTGGGCATCGCCCTCGCGCTGACGTCGCAGGTGGGGCATGCCATCGGCGCCGGCCAACCGGAACTGGCCCTGCGGCGCGCTTCGATTGCGTTCCGTGTAACCGGTGTCTACATGGGGCTCGTCGGCCTGCTCATGCTCCTCGCGGGGGGTCCCCTGACCGGACTCCTCGCGGCTGGCGGCGACCCCGCCGTCATCAGCGCCGGGCGCCTCATCCTGGTCTGGTGCGCGATCTTCCAGGTCTTCGATGCGATGGCCATCACCTACATCAATGCGCTGCGCGGCGCCGGCGACACGCGGTGGCCCGCGATCGTCATGGGTTTGTGCTGCTGGTTCATTTTCATCCTGGGCGGGCTTGGGGTCGCCTGGTGGGTGCCGCAGTTGGGCCTGAACGGGCCCTGGATGACGTGCTCGCTGTACATCATTGTGCTTGGGCTTCTCGTCCGATTGCGGTGGCAGCGCGGTGCCTGGCGCCACATTCGCATCTTCCGCGATGGAGCCCATGGTGCCACGGTCGCGCCGACCGAGTCCACTCCGACCGGAGCCGCACCGGCGCTCGCGGCCGGGAGCGATGAGCGTTAG
- the nadD gene encoding nicotinate (nicotinamide) nucleotide adenylyltransferase, with translation MERLLLFGGSFDPVHHGHLIVARHVAEALGHGRVLLIPCATPPHKQARNLATAADRVAMCQAATKDESLFAVSDWETKQTGTNYTLHTVQHFQAALGSRVELSWLLGLDSLCELDTWYRADELADACTLVTAARPGFVPPAAGELEARFTAAQVARLLAHIVPGPQIDISATEIRARVRAGRSIRYLVPEAVADYIAAHALYAADGAG, from the coding sequence GTGGAACGCCTGCTGCTCTTTGGTGGTTCGTTCGATCCCGTGCACCACGGGCACCTGATTGTGGCGCGGCACGTCGCCGAGGCCCTGGGCCACGGGCGTGTCCTGCTCATTCCCTGTGCCACGCCACCCCACAAGCAAGCCCGGAACCTGGCCACCGCGGCCGACCGTGTCGCGATGTGCCAGGCGGCGACCAAGGATGAGTCGCTCTTCGCGGTGAGTGACTGGGAGACGAAGCAAACCGGCACGAACTACACGCTCCACACGGTGCAGCACTTCCAGGCAGCGCTTGGGTCACGGGTGGAATTGTCCTGGCTCCTGGGGCTCGACAGTCTGTGCGAACTGGACACCTGGTATCGGGCGGATGAACTTGCGGACGCCTGCACGCTCGTGACGGCCGCCCGGCCGGGTTTCGTGCCGCCCGCGGCCGGTGAATTGGAGGCCCGCTTTACCGCGGCTCAGGTGGCCCGGTTGCTCGCCCACATCGTGCCCGGGCCCCAGATCGACATTTCCGCGACCGAGATCCGCGCACGCGTGCGGGCCGGACGGAGTATCCGCTACCTCGTCCCGGAAGCGGTGGCCGATTACATCGCCGCTCACGCCTTGTACGCTGCCGACGGGGCGGGCTGA
- a CDS encoding sigma-70 family RNA polymerase sigma factor — protein sequence MPPRDAEAVSSSNLRKLKPLAKLPANAVQQTLTPGELRLLKHVLSESIEFVGHPLLQGPEGDNLLLRPLPAARNDDSGVYGLDGAGEIITNLERETFLFLRFNYCRKKLFGVLEGFAGRRLTADGVRDVLHWYGAVVEVRGEIVRENLPLVLAMAKRTRITGVDVTDLISEGNLALMRAVDKFDSARGYRFSTYACRAILKSFSRVASRAARHRLRFPTEFDPALERSDLMERSRIATENDCVQELRAILQHNDALLSEVERTVILARFALDSDADTRKAKTLEQVGSMIGVTKERVRQIQNKALGKLRLALEQAAFA from the coding sequence ATGCCTCCACGTGACGCGGAAGCGGTGAGTAGCAGCAACCTGCGGAAGCTCAAGCCCCTGGCCAAGCTGCCGGCCAACGCCGTGCAGCAGACGCTGACGCCGGGCGAACTGCGGCTCCTCAAGCATGTCCTGAGTGAATCGATTGAGTTTGTCGGCCACCCGCTGTTACAGGGGCCCGAAGGAGACAACCTGCTGTTGCGGCCGCTTCCGGCCGCTCGGAACGACGACAGCGGGGTCTACGGACTCGACGGCGCTGGTGAGATCATCACGAATCTCGAGCGCGAGACGTTCCTCTTCCTGAGATTCAACTACTGCCGGAAGAAGCTGTTTGGGGTATTGGAGGGCTTTGCCGGCCGGCGACTCACGGCGGATGGCGTGCGAGATGTGCTGCACTGGTACGGGGCAGTGGTCGAAGTGCGCGGCGAGATCGTGCGTGAGAATCTGCCGCTCGTACTAGCTATGGCGAAACGCACGCGGATCACCGGCGTGGACGTGACGGATCTGATCAGTGAGGGCAATCTCGCACTGATGCGCGCGGTGGACAAGTTCGACAGTGCCAGGGGCTACCGCTTCAGCACGTATGCCTGCCGGGCGATTTTGAAGAGCTTTTCACGCGTGGCGTCGCGGGCGGCGCGGCACCGGTTGCGGTTTCCGACGGAGTTTGATCCCGCGCTGGAGCGCAGCGACCTGATGGAGCGGTCGCGGATCGCGACGGAAAATGACTGCGTGCAGGAACTCCGCGCCATTCTGCAGCACAACGACGCGCTGCTCAGCGAGGTGGAACGGACCGTCATTCTCGCACGCTTTGCGCTCGATAGCGATGCGGACACGCGCAAGGCGAAGACTTTGGAGCAGGTCGGCTCGATGATCGGTGTGACGAAGGAGCGTGTGCGTCAGATCCAGAACAAGGCGCTGGGCAAACTGCGTCTGGCGCTGGAACAGGCGGCCTTCGCGTAA